caaacactgtattagccatgaacccaaacactgtattagccatgaacccaaacactgtattagccatgaacccaaacactgtattagccatgaacccaaacactgtattagccatgaacccaaacactgtattagccatgaacccaaacactgtattagccatgaacccaaacactgtattagccatgaacccaaacactgtattagccatgaacccaaacactgtattagccatgaacccaaacactgtattagccatgaacccaaacactgtattagccatgaacccaaacactgtattagccatgaacccaaacactgtattagccatgaacccaaacactgtattagccatgaacccaaacactgtattagccatgaacccaaacactgtattagccatgaacccaaacactgtattagccatgaacccaaacactgtattagccatgaacccaaacactgtattagccatgaacccaaacactgtattagccatgaacccaaacactgtattagccatgaacccaaacactgtattagccatgaacccaaacactgtattagccatgaacccaaacactgtattagccatgaacccaaacactgtattagccatgaacccaaacactgtattagccatgaacccaaacactgtattagccatgaacccaaacactgtattagccatgaacccaaacactgtattagccatgaacccaaacactgtattagccatgaacccaaacactgtattagccatgaacccaaacactgtattagccatgaacccaaacactgtattagccatgaacccaaacactgtattagccatgaacccaaatggagagaagacaaggaagataGATGTAGATTTGTTCTagaagggaaaacccacccacaAAATAACAGCTCTACATCTCTAAGTGGAGCTCCGACCCAGCGGGTGACACTGCTATAGACCATTGAGTTTACAAGAAAGTTTTAATAATTGTACGGTCCATGGCATTTCTTGGATCGTACactctgccgtcgatttcacaaaactcttgctaacttaagactaatcttaggactaagaACGAGTCccaaaccctgcactgtagcatgcagaccttaatattaatcctaagttaggacgagtaactcgtcctagctcaagataagacgagtcctaactctttgtgaaatcgacccctggtcagggaaatgtacactttgttttatattttccttATAAACCCATGAGTTTTAAAATAACGTCTCAACAAGTTTTGTGGGTCTTTGGCAATTTTGCAATCGGGTGATGCCACACGTTACTGCGTCTAAGGGTCGCTTGTTATACAAGTGTCTCAAATTTCTGAAATGTTGGTGGACCGTATGTGATGAGCACTCTGTAGAAGAACATAAGTCGAAGTGCATCGTTGCTCCGGTGGTGTCGAGTTTTTTACCACCCATAAGGCACACTCAATCCAGACCCACCCGAAGTAACGTTTGTATTACAGTTAACACCCTACCCCCAAAGGCAGTGACAGAAAACCTtctaaacattttgaaaagaacatCCGTTCAGCGTCAAAACGAACTTGatactttttaaagtttataaTCTAAAATTCTGGGCCCCAAGGCTAATCTTTTGGCCTACTTCATGCACAACTGTTGGTGGATTGTGTGTATATAACCGATATTTGGATTTTCTGATTCACATTTTATGATAGACAACTAGAGCGAAGACTACAAGTCTCGTCAGGTACCCTGCCATGTTATTCTTGTATCTTGACCTTCTCATGACCCCATTCATCATCAGCTTCACATCTGGGGGTTCTGGATACCAGATCTGGCTATATAGGGTTAGACACACGGCTTATAGGTTTTCGGTTGCTCAGTTCTTGAGTTTAACAACAGCATTCGCCACGGGGATTCGTGGAGGTCATAAATACATGGCTGTCTCATACCATATCGCACCCTGTTTGCTttcattgtttaaagacagtagacactattggtattgtcaaagattagccttcacagttggtgtatctcaacatatgcataaaataacatacctgtgaaaatttaagctcaatcaatcatcgaacttgcgagataataatgaaagaaaaaacacccttgtcatttgaagttgtgtgcgtttagatggttgatttcgagacttcaagttctaaacccgaggtctcgaaatcaaattcgtggaaaattacttctttctcgaaaactatggcacttcagagggagccgtttctcacaatgttttataaatttataccatcaacctctccccattactcgtccccaagaaaatgtttatgctaataaatattttgagtaattaccatagtgtgtactgcctttaatatgtaaTTTCAAGGGAGATGGTTTTCCAAGAGGTATTTGACATCGCTTGATCTATGAAGTGTTCAATCACTTTATTAAATGGAACTTTTCGAGAGTTGTGGGTTGTGGAAATTACATTTATGCGTATCTTTTTAAGAGTTTGGGGTAGCCGATAAACAAACAGGGGATGAGTTCTAATAGACTTCTGAGTTGGGGAAATAAGATTGGGTTGTATGAGTCTTGCAAGGGTTTTGGTGTTTCTGAACGATTGCGGGGGAGGGGAAGGGGTGAGGGGGTTTGGGGTGGCGATGGTGATTAGCAGCGATCAAACTCTCTACTGACAAAGACCATTATGACTGAACATCCATGATCCGATGGATGTattttgataatattattaaacaGATGTAAAATCAAGATATTggaaacaattacaaattattaCAACAGCAGAAACTGATTATGGACATAAATGTTTCTCATAATTCAGAAACCAGCGGGATTTGTACACTACAACTAGGTTAATGCGACCAGGAACAAAAGTACATATCTATATACCATTCTCGAAAGTGAAGGTTGTTACATGAAGATAATCTAAACCAGAAatattcaggaaaaaaaaaacaattcttgcCGATGTCCGAGCAGAACATTGTTTTCGCAATTGTATTTTTGTCGTGAGATACGAGTACTTTCGTTCAAGAACAGACATCGTATGTTGACGGTGACAAAATATGAAAAGGCTTTCCTTTTAACCTTCAATCCGAAACCCGAAAGCTCAACATGATTGCTACTAATGTAGTTTCGACACTGGGACTGGGGTTTGTAATTTATCAGAATTACTGGAACTTGAAGTTCGTATGTTGGCTTTAGCTAGCCGCGGCTAGCCGATGCAAAACGTATATTAACGGGGGTTGCTCGAGGCATTTTACGGTGCCATTCCGGTTGGAGATTTACTTCTCGTCTGGTCGTGTAACCTTGCGTCTGGGGCCGATAGcatgtttatgttttctttggAACGGTGTTGGTGGTGAGTGGCTTCATTGAAACATAGAACAAGGACCAGAGCTCACCCTTTCTTGGTCGAAGCAAACAGTTAAAGAGGCTGATATTTGTTTTGGACACTTGAAGATCAGCAATCTTACATCTCTTCAGTAAAGTGATGCTTATTGCACCCCCCCAGTCGGAAAGACACTGtttttgagctcaaactttcttAAAACCCTTACaaaccaaccccccccccccgccccaaaaaagaaaaaaagtgggTCCTTTATTAAGGATGGATTTGATGGTCTTGGTAAAAATAGGACCAGGATTCTGTGTTTCTGTTTGGTTGCTGTTTACTTTAACACGTACGCATTCGGCTGAAATTTTTACACAGACATTTTAAGTTGTCTTTTTTGGTAACTTGTAATTTGACCTCCAAATCAGAATTAGGTTGAAAACATCCTGTGATGTACTTTTAAGTTCAAGTTCACGTAACAGCGCGTTAAGTGCTTAACAAGCCTCGCCCCACAATGCAATTACAAACAGACGATGTTTACGGAATTTCCAAGAAGAAAGCAAATCTAAAACACAGATAAGAAAACTGCCTCGTATGACCAAAATACTTCCTTTCATTCAGTATAATTATTGTTGCCTCTAAATTGCGCGAGGAAATTGCTTGGTGTTACACGGATCTATAAATCTATCAACAGATCCTTACAATACACCTGTTGCATCAACTTAGCCAAACataaatcataaaaatacaaacttggTGAGCATTTTCGCAATCGCCTAAACAGATGTGGACATTCCTTTCTAAGATGTGAATGAAAGGGCGAAATATTGCAGTGGAAGGGTCACAATTCtttcaatgggggggggggggggggtggtgattGGGCTGCAACTGTAGCTTAACAAGTACAAAACCGCAAGTAAGTGCGAATTAAATGCAGACGTAAACAAAATCAATGGGCGTTGTTTACTTCTGCTTTATTAAATCGGCAAAAAACGGAGTCAACTTGAGGTTTGAAACGTTGCATCGTGGAAGAAAAACTAAAAGacgtttgcggtaacaccattgtgATAACTCTTTTGAGtattgttggttctgaaaaaacaaTGGTTAACGACCCAATGTTTCGATCGCTATAGCTCGGACCATTGACATTGGGTTGCACAAACTTTTAATATAAAGCCATGACAGTGCACACTTCTCGGTATTTCAATTTAGGTCACACTTCGTCATCAATATGTTTCATTTAACAAGTTCACATTTGTGACAATTGTAAAAGACGCCGAATATACTTCTGATCTTAGTAAACTCCGACTTTCAAGAGCACAGCATTGACCCTTAAATTACTCGgaataatgacaataaaaacatttattttaatgatcagaaacacttAACCTTCCATTTTTAAAAGGCGcgaaaatatattttttctttgttaactCCGACTTTAAAGAGCACAACACGGACCCTTGAATTATCCGGGTTAACTATACGtccaataaaaatgtttattttaataacCAGAAATACTTAATAACCGGCTTcgtttgttctttaaaaagaaaagggtCACAGATATAGGTCTTAAAAGGCGTTTGTCCTTGCCTAGAATTACATACTATAAATAACAGCACGACCAAGTCGCTCAATAATGGTCGAAATATCACACGTATGGAACAACATTTCTTGACAGGAAAAGATGGTTTATCAGCATGTTGGCAGATTAGGTTACCGGCAAATTATCGCTCAATGACGGCAGGGTCTTTGCTCTGGCAGCCTGCTAGTTTTCACCATGGCTCGTTGCAGACGCTCACTGCGAGAAATTTCTAATAACACAACTTTGTGGTCTCTCCTGGGGAATTAACCCCCTGACAAGCACCTTGCTTTCAATATAAGGTTCAAATAACACCAGTAATTGCAATACGATTCCATCTTTTCATTTTTGACAGAAATGAGAGAAGAATTTTGATGCGAAAGCTTCCCGTGGTCATGGAGACAGTAAGGGTTCATCTTATGATTGTCTTGAGAGTACCCTACGGTGCTTTCAGTCCGTACCCTCCCCTCCCTCGGTGTTGTCTTAAACTCTTGGTAGTCCAAGATCTGTCAAATCTCGTCAGGATACTTGGCGGGATTTGGGGACCATCCAGGCCGGGCGTCCCTTTAACAGATTGTTTAGATCAAAACCGAGAAATTCCTTAACCAGTGAGAGTCTAAAAACCACAAAAAGTTTGAAATTCTTCACATTTTGAAGTTGGTTATTTAGAGAATGTTAGTGCCTTGTATAGTGTTGCCATTAACAAAGAGTGCCACGCCTTTATTTGGTACTGTGAAGACTTATTGCGGGAATAGCATAATAGACGTCTAGTTGTTAGACAGTCGGAATTATTTTAGGACGAATCCGAAAAAGGCTGTCTTCCGAGATTCCGTGGCGATTGGGCGACACAACGTTTGACCCAgacaattatttgaaatattatACAACTGTCAATAAAAACACCAGAGACACACAGACATGATAgaaggaaataataataataataattgttgaagGATGAACGAGAAAACCCTAATATCTAGAAATATTTTAGCCTCATCTCTGCAGGCACCTCGAAGTATTCAGTACCAAATAGAACAGTTACTCATTGTTGGGCTGCATGGTTGAGCAGTCACATCTTCACACAGCatcgtaaaaaaaattgtgttgattGAAGACGTTTGTACATACAGTGATTCATTGATGcttgatttaaaacaaacaacgtCTTGTAAGAAAGATTACGTGTATAATCCAGGGAGGTTGCCTCTTGTCGAATAGAGGAAGGGGCTAAATCAACCAATGACTAATGCACACAAACGATGCGTACAACTCCTACTGCGTTTCGTCAATGAAAATCTGTATCAAATTATTTTAAGAGCCTCTCAAAAAGTTCTGCAACTCGTCTGATTTGTCTCGCTAATCCCCCAAGGTGAATGGAAACTCACCCTTCTCTCTTGCCGCTTGACCCCTTCTGGCCCAACTGACTTGCGTTTCCTCaacttaaagaaactggacactatcggtaattgtcaaagaccagtcttctcacttggtgtataacaacatatatggacaaaataacaaacctgtgaaaatttgagctcaattggtccgtcgaagttgcgagataaaaaggacagaaaaacaccttgtcacacgaagttcaagtgtgctttcagacgcttgctTTCGATACCTcccattctaaatctgaggtctcgaaatcaaattcgtggaaaattacttctttctcgaaaactgctccacttcagagggagccgtttctcacaatgttttatactatcattatcaacctcttcccattactcgttaccaagttaggtttatgctaataattattttgagtaaaacaaatagtctccactgcctttaatcatgcaTTCGAAATGCTTTGCTTTCATTCTTAAATTTTTCTTGGCAAATTTCCACACGAATTCTTTATAATCCTTGTTGAATTATCACCGTATCTGGTTCAATCATCTCTCGGGAATCTCTGTTTTCCTGGAGGGGGCAATTTTTCTTGCTGAATGGTCAAGTCATTTCCGACTGCTtgggttttctttctttaagtGCGTCATATTTCCCTTGAGTTTGAAATGGAATCATACGGGAACCGTGTCTCCACTTTTATGGGGGACAAGTCAACTTGATTCATAAATCATTGGGCATACTGCCCTTGAATTTGACTTACACAAACTGTCCTGCGGCCAAGGGGAAATGTCTGTTTTATGAAcaaagatcagggcccaattgcatagagctgcttaagcacaaaacgtGACTTAGCATATCTTTTGATATTTTAGTGAGAGTataccgtttctcacaatgttttatactattaacagcttccactgctcgttaccaagcaagtgtTTACGCtgactattattttgagtaattaccaataatatccattgcctttaagctaaGCACATACAACGTAAGACGTTTTGTTTTCTGGCAAGCGTCAGTAATAAGAAAGGCAGATCAATCAAGCATGTATCAATCAACAAGTAATACAAAGTAATAACGTTTGACGGCTACTTCTAGCATGGAAGAAAacttcctccatgcttataGTATAAGCCATTACATGGGGCGTGTGTAATTGATTAAGTTGTTGATCACAATTCGTGTAAGGAACACTGACAATTTAATAACTTTATATTCTAATCGGATGGGTTGACAGGATATAGCCGGATATTAGTAAATGGTGTATAGTAAAACCAGATTTCACTCAATGGGTTTAATGTGtcatcacaaacaaacaagattaAATCGTCACAAAAATCGACTGCAGTAGTTCGGAATATAAAAGCAAGGTAACTGTTATCGAATAATGCGTCAAGTGCAATTCAAAGGCAAATGGTATGGATTGTATTCGAATAACAGTTACTTTTCGAGTACAAGTAATCGATCCTGTCGTTATAGCTGCAGCCATTGGCAAGAATAATGAGTTGTGAGTGATCAAGTTGACGATTTGGATTGCCGAACGGTTCGCTACATACGAAGACAATTATTTGTCAAAGATTTATCTAACGGAAGAAATAACAGCAGCTGCCAAACTTGCGGGTTGTTGATCTAATTTCAACTACACATGCATTACTTCCTAGATCCTGAAAACACATTAATGGTTTGATTTGAAGATCCTGTAAAACAGAATGTGATGAAACATTATACCATGTGACACGTAACAGCTTATTATGTGGGTTAGGCCTACAGTTTCTTATTAGCATCAATGTGGGGGGGGGAGGCTAAAATTCAAAGGGGGTGTCATCCGCAGACTGGTAACAAAGTCTTATTATAGCACATTTCACAGGAACGTTTCAATGCCCTTTTATACAGTGTAGTACCCAtaggcccattttcataaagctgcttaagcacaaaaacaagcTAACCAAATTGTACTAACCATAAtaaagtttaccagccaaaataccatgtcacatgtacgatgtattctgctcatttcggcttagcaggtttttttaagcagtacttgctgcttaaaagcagttccatgaaattgggcaaaggTAATTGAATGGACAAATAATTACATTCTGTTAATGTCTATGGGTGTGACAAAATGTTTCAGTCCTCGCGCTCTCGTGTTTGGATAAACCTCGAAATTGTAAAAAGTCTCAATCCGAAAACCATTCAAAGTCGGTGAACAACGGTTACGTATTTTTtattacataaaacaaaaactaaatggAGATTGGTGCAACACCGAGACTGCTTGCTAAAAGATgtgaacattatttgaaaaaggaCATACAAGTTTGAATATGTGCACGTGTAGAAGACATCGAACACATGGATCAACATTGTGTGGTCTCACACGTTTATTTACTTATTCCGGTTTCGTATACACAGAGCAAGGGAAGGTCTCCACGTTAATATTGGGCTACATGATCGTGCCTTGTATGAAATAACCCCCACGGCATAATTCATACAGATCTCCATGGGTGGCTACCCTGAAGGCACAAAACAACATTTGACTCATGACATTAATATGTTTATGAATAACCTCAAAGAACTGACTGGGGTTAAAGGTTAGCAAGCAGGTATGTACATGGGTCTATTCATATATATAGACACACAAACACGTGGTCCTtctctatggcccttttcgaaaccatggatttggcttttgattcggcttcaggctccgttctcttgtctgaagccctgaggacgatttcacaaagaactaaagactagtcctaaagttaggactagtcctaacttaggactagtccttggagatctacaaacttaaggctagtcctaagttaggagaatcttgtccttactcgagataagactagtcctaactctttgtgaaacccatcCCAGGGCGTGTATGCAAAGcatgcgcaattgtcaaaacaaccgcggggccaagctagcctgagccgaatccagagccgaagccgaagccgtggtttcgaaaagggtcacTGGTTCTATTGCAGACAATTTAATAAGTGCAGTTCGTGTATATGCACGTGTGAAAGTATTCGTAATAGTACAAATACAACTGGGCATATGACGAACTCGGACCATTTCTAACTATCAAAGAccgtctgtttttttttttttttttttctttaatataaGGCAACTGGACAGTTTCGGTatttactcaaagtaatttttagcattgaaacttccttggtaacgagcaatggagagctgttgatagtataaacattgtgagaaacggctcactctttagtacgtagttttgagaaagaggtattttctcccTCAAATATTAAGAAAACTCAGCTCATTTCaacctgaaaacacacaaactaatttgtgcaacaagggctgTTGCCTCTTTCACTATCCTACTACAACTTCAATTACCAATTGAGTTAACATTTTCAGAGCTTTGTTAATTATGTGCATGTTTttggatacacctagtgagaataatggtctttgacaattaccatgatgtgtccagtgcctttaaagataaatgCTATATGCAATTCAAACGCAAACAAATAAGGAACAGCACCCGTAACGTAATTGTAGTAGGCTAAATAAGATAAGCAGTTCCGTTTTCGAAGagtttacaattattattgtagCATACTTTCTTAAAAATGGATTGACTGAGAacttccaaaataaaataaagtgttaatttgataataaaataatgtaaatttttcAAAAGGTGGGCGTGGCACTTAAAACGATAATAAAACTATTAGGCCCTAACACaagaaaattataataaaataatcttaTACAATTGTTTTGTAGGGAAGAGATATGGACGCTGTACCCAATTTTCATAAAATCATCTTGgcaatttgttttgcaataTACAATACTTTTTTATATTATCCTTTACATTCGCCATAATCACCAGTTATCCAGTAACAAATCTGAGCGAATTTCAATGGAGTGATTCGCATGGCCACATTCTGTTCTTCCCGTATTCCAAAAGAGTTCACGTAGGATGTGAACCCACCGTATATACCGATGACTTTACGAGACCAAGTCGCCTGGTCTGGTTCCCACTGTCTCACGTAGATACCCGACCCAATGCTGGTTGGCGACCCGTCGCACTGTTGGTAGAATAGATGTTGCGTCCCACCGTTCACGGTGCAGAAACGATAGAACAGAGTTGGGTCGTCTGGGATGTCAAAAGACGCAAAGTGAACCATGGTACCGAGGGGTATGTTGCCGGTGTCGCCAATACCAACTTCAAGATGTTGGCGCTCCGGACTCCGTTTGAGCAGAATCACAGCGTAGTCTTTATCCAGAGGTAGAAGCTGATTGGATTTCTTATTGGTCCAATCGTATGGGAGATACACTTTAGAGGCTCGAATCCAGAAGAAAGCTTGAGCATTTGCGAGGTCCGGATCCTCGCCCGGGATCGGTTCACGCTCGCGTCTGAAACCCGCACGGATTTCTTTAACGTCTACGACGTAACGTTTTCCGTTATGGATGCAATGAGCAGACGTAAGGACGTACTGGGGCGCTATGAGGACCCCGCTACACCCGACAGAAAGCTTAACGGTTGCAGAGAAAGGGTACATCGTGACGTATTTCATGACATTTATCTCGAACCGTGAGTCTAACCCAAAGACGGCGCGTTTCCTGCGTCTCTTTGCCCCACCAGCagctttctgtttttgtttcctcACGGTATGCGTCCACCTGTTAATGTAATTCACCATTTTCTCTTGAACGCGAGGTCTAGTCAACGTTCTGGTGCCATTGGGGTAAAGAGTTTCAAACGCTAACATCTCTTCAGCCTCATCAACGGTGTAGTTCCTCTGAGATGCTACATCCGAAACCTCACACTCTGCATCACAATATAAACTTATCCCGTCTTGGTTTACTGTCTCTTTGTCTTGCTTTATCAAGTCCTCTTCGCTCCCTTCAACCTCCTCATCCAAGATGACGCTCTCAGCCTGGGCATTCTCTCCAGCCCCTTCTGGTTTAGGTAGCTTGAATCTATGCCATTTATCAGCAGCTGCATGCACTGATGAAGCAGATACCAGGCTAGCAAACATGGACAAGGATGCCACCAATACACATACCGCATGAATGTTTAACATCATGTTGCTGTTGTGGTAGAGCGAAGTGCGGTTGCCAAAACTTGCTCGTGTGAACGAACCACAGACCTAAGATAAGTTCGTCTATAGCTACCACAACCTCAAGTCTACTGCCTCATATACAGAATAACTTATGATCCATTCTCATAGATCTCGTTTTATATCACACCACTAAAGCTCAGGCGCAGTTTTTCAAGCCGACGCGTGTCTTTAGAATCGAGAGTAAATCTTGTTTATCCCAGGAAGCATTTCCCACAAAAACGCTGCCAAACTTCTCTCAAAATCAAAAGTGTGTAGAACTACATTTGGAGCACAGCCAGGTCTGCAATTAGCCTGTTTACAATTCACGCAGTGAGAGTTGACAGACTACAACCCAAGAAATCCCCGACTGCAAGAAAATTTAAGTGATTTCTTCCCGACTTGGCCCCGAACTTACGTTCACAAACGCTGACTGATCTGAGATGACGAGTTGGCCCCACTGATCTGAGGAACTCACGGCCACGCCCACTTGATTCATAAACAAAGTTCCGTGCATCGTGATTGGACGGCAGTTGCTATGACGTGTTTGACTGGATTTACATACGGTGACTTGGTGATGAATGTTTTACCCCTCCGCCATGTGTGTGAATACACGGCACACCTTGTCTGCAGGAccctagacttgatgacaagtcgttagtcGGTGTCTATGTTTGCCAGTGTTGCCACATTCtacgttcatgcaacagtcgcGATTATACATTCATGCAGCGTTCGCAGATAATTCCTTGCATGATCCGTCAGTGACTGACTAACACGAATTGGGATCGAAGGTGTGTGAACCGTCCCCGCAGCTGAATTGGGAAAGACACACGCCGCGGCACAACAAtaaccgacttgatttcaagactagcaGGACCCTGGAAAAGCTAGTGACCTCACGGGGTCACCATGGCCCAGATTTTCCGTTACTAATTCAAGGTGATATTTACTACACGAACTGCATGGCTGGTTTGTCTTGGACTGTACGGCAGTAACGGAAGGTTGATTTCAAACAAGGTTTCGGTTTGAGGTATTAATTGGACCATTGGTGTCTGCCTCTGCGCTACGGGGTGGTAGGGGGTGGAGAGGGAGGGGATGAAGGGGAGGGGGGATCAGAAGTGGAGGGGTTATCAAAAGAAGCAACCATCCCGTcacactttaaaaaatgttgtaaGTATTGGTTTGATGGAGACTGTGTACATCTACTTGATGTGTAGATTGTGTTAGTGTTACCGAAAACCAATTGCCTCACCTCACAGTGCCATTAATTTTTCTTGCACATTATTATGGAGGAAGACGACTTTCTCCAGGCACATCATCCAATAATCTCTCAATAATAAGAGCTTTGAGCTAGCTACCTGCGTCTTAGAGAATTGTATAAAAAGTGCGTGTTAAACATCACTTTTGTACAAATACATTCACCAATTATGGAAATATCAACACTTTACTATCACAAATAATGCAATAAACTTCCGTAGACAGATcttaatcaaataataattaacaatgATAATATTATTTCACGATAGGCGTAGAATGTTGAATAGTAGAGCCCCATGCTGGGACTACCCAACTTGATCAAACTTTTGAGTTTACACACATATGCCCCCGAATTATTAAAGTCAATCGCTTGGGTTTTTGGCTGGAGGCGTTTTTTAGGTCTGGCCATGACGGTCTGGTTTTTGACACTGTTACATTTTTTGGTGATAAACGAAGAGTGGTCGGAAGAAAATTTGGAAGGAAgtagttttatttgttcttctccctctctctctgtATTTATTGCATTTTGGGGTGTTCCAATCTCTGCATGTATTGGGCTACTtctcctgtattttttttcttatttttgtgttttttttcttccttttttttccccgtttACAATTAGCAACGTTTTGATGTCCTTAGTGCAGGTCCCTACCGCACCGGGTGCTTCCGATTTTATCAATGtttccattttgtaaatttttgaacaataattattcccctttttttgctgttttatgaaacagtattttgtttcaatgaaaCAGTATATTTTTTCCTcgtacttcaaggaggcaattgAGGCGATCGCTCCCATGTccccagggctcaatttcatagagctaagcacaaacatt
Above is a window of Asterias rubens chromosome 11, eAstRub1.3, whole genome shotgun sequence DNA encoding:
- the LOC117296622 gene encoding serine protease 23-like; this encodes MMLNIHAVCVLVASLSMFASLVSASSVHAAADKWHRFKLPKPEGAGENAQAESVILDEEVEGSEEDLIKQDKETVNQDGISLYCDAECEVSDVASQRNYTVDEAEEMLAFETLYPNGTRTLTRPRVQEKMVNYINRWTHTVRKQKQKAAGGAKRRRKRAVFGLDSRFEINVMKYVTMYPFSATVKLSVGCSGVLIAPQYVLTSAHCIHNGKRYVVDVKEIRAGFRREREPIPGEDPDLANAQAFFWIRASKVYLPYDWTNKKSNQLLPLDKDYAVILLKRSPERQHLEVGIGDTGNIPLGTMVHFASFDIPDDPTLFYRFCTVNGGTQHLFYQQCDGSPTSIGSGIYVRQWEPDQATWSRKVIGIYGGFTSYVNSFGIREEQNVAMRITPLKFAQICYWITGDYGECKG